From a region of the Flavobacterium sediminilitoris genome:
- the gyrA gene encoding DNA gyrase subunit A codes for MSEGEKLIPINIEDEMKSAYIDYSMSVIVSRALPDVRDGLKPVHRRVLFGMHELGIRSNSAYKKSARIVGEVLGKYHPHGDTSVYDAMVRMAQEWSLRYLMVDGQGNFGSVDGDSPAAMRYTEARMRKISEDMLADIEKETVDFQLNFDDSLEEPKVLPTKVPTLLINGASGIAVGMATNMPPHNISEVIDGTLAYIDNNDIEIDELMQHVKAPDFPTGGVIYGYEGVREAFKTGRGRIVMRAKAGFEESNNREAIIVTEIPYQVNKADMIKKTADLVNEKKIEGIATIRDESDRNGMRIVYELKRDAVPNVVLNTLYKYTQLQSSFSVNNIALVNGRPEMLNLKDLIHHFVEHRHEVVIRRAQYELRKAEERAHILEGLIIASDNIDEVIALIRSSKDGEEARNKLIERFKLSEIQARAIVEMRLRQLTGLEQDKLRAEYDEIMKLITGLKELLASKELRMELIKTELAEIKEKYGDERRSIIEYAGGDVSIEDLIADEQVVVTISHAGYIKRTSLTEYKTQNRGGVGQKSAATRDQDFLEHLFVATNHQYLMYFTQKGKCYWMRVFEIPEGTKASKGRAIQNLINIEKDDKVKAFICTKDLKDEEYINSHYVIMATKQGQVKKTSLEQYSRPRQNGINAITIKEDDELLEAKLTTGNSHVLLAVKSGKLVRFEESKTRPMGRTASGVRGITLADEKDEVIGMVSIDEKDINDSQILVVTENGYGKRTKLEEDGEPVYRVTNRGGKGVKTLNLTEKTGALIAINAVTDEDDLMIINKSGLTIRMEISDLRVMGRATQGVRLINIKGKDSIAAVTKVLREEDAEVVDAEEITNIELDSTENTETNE; via the coding sequence ATGTCTGAAGGAGAAAAGTTAATCCCTATTAACATTGAAGATGAAATGAAGTCAGCTTACATTGATTATTCAATGTCGGTTATTGTATCTAGAGCGCTTCCAGATGTTAGAGACGGGTTAAAACCAGTACATCGAAGAGTATTATTTGGAATGCATGAGTTAGGAATTCGTTCTAATAGTGCTTATAAAAAATCAGCAAGGATTGTTGGAGAAGTATTAGGTAAGTACCATCCACATGGAGATACATCAGTATATGATGCAATGGTTCGTATGGCTCAAGAGTGGAGTTTACGATATTTAATGGTTGATGGTCAAGGTAACTTTGGATCAGTTGATGGCGATAGTCCAGCAGCAATGCGTTATACCGAAGCAAGAATGCGAAAGATATCGGAAGATATGTTGGCGGATATAGAAAAAGAAACGGTTGATTTTCAATTGAATTTTGATGACTCTTTGGAAGAGCCAAAAGTATTACCTACAAAAGTTCCAACTTTGTTAATTAACGGTGCATCTGGTATTGCAGTAGGTATGGCAACAAATATGCCTCCTCATAATATATCAGAAGTAATAGATGGAACATTAGCTTATATTGATAACAATGATATTGAAATTGATGAGTTAATGCAACATGTAAAAGCACCCGACTTTCCTACAGGAGGTGTTATTTATGGATATGAAGGAGTAAGAGAAGCTTTTAAAACTGGTAGAGGACGTATTGTTATGCGAGCTAAAGCAGGTTTTGAAGAATCAAATAATAGAGAAGCTATTATTGTAACTGAAATTCCATATCAAGTTAACAAAGCCGACATGATTAAAAAAACGGCTGACTTGGTTAATGAGAAAAAAATTGAAGGTATTGCAACTATTCGTGATGAATCGGATAGAAATGGGATGCGAATTGTTTATGAATTAAAAAGAGATGCGGTTCCAAATGTAGTTTTAAATACATTATACAAATATACTCAATTACAATCTTCGTTTAGTGTGAATAATATTGCACTTGTAAATGGAAGACCAGAAATGTTAAATCTTAAAGATTTAATTCATCATTTCGTTGAACATCGTCATGAAGTTGTAATTCGTAGAGCACAATATGAATTAAGAAAAGCAGAAGAAAGAGCACACATATTAGAAGGTTTAATCATTGCTTCTGATAATATTGATGAAGTAATTGCATTAATTCGTTCTTCTAAAGATGGGGAAGAAGCAAGAAATAAATTAATTGAACGATTTAAATTATCGGAAATTCAAGCTCGTGCCATCGTAGAAATGCGTTTACGTCAATTAACAGGACTAGAGCAAGATAAACTTCGTGCTGAATACGATGAGATAATGAAATTAATTACAGGATTGAAAGAATTATTAGCAAGTAAAGAATTGCGAATGGAACTTATCAAAACTGAATTAGCAGAAATTAAAGAGAAGTATGGAGATGAAAGACGTTCAATAATAGAATATGCTGGAGGAGATGTAAGTATTGAAGATTTAATTGCAGATGAACAAGTTGTAGTTACTATATCACATGCAGGTTATATTAAACGTACATCATTGACAGAGTATAAAACTCAAAATAGAGGTGGAGTTGGGCAAAAAAGTGCTGCAACAAGAGATCAAGATTTCTTAGAACATTTATTTGTAGCAACAAATCATCAATACTTAATGTATTTTACTCAAAAAGGAAAATGCTATTGGATGAGAGTGTTTGAAATTCCTGAAGGAACAAAAGCAAGCAAAGGAAGAGCTATCCAAAATTTGATTAATATAGAGAAAGATGATAAAGTAAAAGCATTTATCTGTACTAAAGATTTAAAAGATGAAGAATATATTAATAGTCACTATGTGATTATGGCAACTAAACAAGGTCAAGTTAAGAAAACTTCTTTAGAGCAATATTCTCGTCCACGTCAAAATGGAATTAATGCAATTACAATTAAAGAAGACGACGAATTATTAGAAGCAAAATTAACTACAGGAAATAGCCATGTTTTATTAGCAGTAAAATCAGGTAAATTAGTTCGTTTTGAAGAAAGTAAGACGCGTCCAATGGGAAGAACTGCTTCTGGAGTTCGTGGAATCACTTTAGCAGATGAAAAAGATGAAGTGATAGGAATGGTATCAATTGATGAAAAAGATATTAATGATTCTCAAATTTTAGTAGTTACCGAAAATGGTTATGGTAAACGTACAAAATTAGAAGAAGATGGAGAACCAGTTTATAGAGTTACAAATCGTGGTGGAAAAGGTGTTAAAACACTTAATTTAACCGAGAAAACAGGAGCTTTAATTGCTATTAATGCTGTAACAGATGAAGATGATTTAATGATTATTAACAAGTCTGGATTAACTATTAGAATGGAAATTTCAGATTTAAGAGTTATGGGAAGAGCAACTCAAGGAGTTCGCTTAATTAATATTAAAGGGAAAGATTCTATTGCAGCTGTAACGAAAGTTCTTAGAGAAGAAGATGCAGAAGTTGTAGATGCAGAAGAAATTACCAATATAGAGCTTGATTCAACAGAAAACACAGAAACAAATGAATAA
- a CDS encoding ATP-dependent Clp protease ATP-binding subunit — translation MDDNFSPRVKDVISYSKEEALRLGHDFIGTEHLMLGLLREGQGKAMAILNNLTVDFDHLRKKVEVLSPANSIGIQNNDKKNLHLTRQAERALKTTFLEAKLYNSSTISTAHLLLCILRNENDPTTKLLNKLKIDYESVKDQYTAMITNENDYIENLPKAEFNDDAGQEEGTREGGFNNPPSGNKTNKKSKTPVLDNFGRDLTELAEEGKLDPVVGREKEIERVSQILSRRKKNNPLLIGEPGVGKSAIAEGLALRIIKKKVSRILFNKRVVTLDLASLVAGTKYRGQFEERMKAVMNELEKNDDIILFIDEIHTIVGAGGATGSLDASNMFKPALARGEIQCVGATTLDEYRQYIEKDGALERRFQKVIIEPTSVEETITILNNIKSKYEDHHNVTYTDEAIEACVKLTNRYMTERFLPDKAIDALDEAGSRVHITNIDVPKQILELERQLEEVRELKNTVVKKQKYEEAAKLRDDEKRIEKELAIAQEQWEEDAKNNRVTVTEDNVADVVSMMTGIPVNRIAQTESNKLAKLPELIKGKVIGQNDAVEKIAKAIQRNRAGLKDPNKPIGSFIFLGQTGVGKTQLAKVLAKELFDSEDALVRVDMSEYMEKFAISRLVGAPPGYVGYEEGGQLTEKVRRKPYCVVLLDEIEKAHPDVFNMMLQVLDDGHLTDSLGRKIDFRNTIIIMTSNVGARQLKDFGQGVGFGTASKISQAGDNSKGIIENALKKAFAPEFLNRIDDVIVFNALEKEDIDLIIDIEMDKLYLRVKDLGYDLKLSEKAKDYIADKGFDKQFGARPLKRAIQKYVEDALAEEIITSKIHEGDEIFMDLNETTNELTIEIKKSEKPTN, via the coding sequence ATGGACGATAATTTTTCACCAAGAGTAAAGGATGTTATTTCCTACAGTAAAGAAGAAGCTTTACGTTTAGGTCATGATTTCATTGGAACAGAACATTTAATGCTAGGACTTCTTAGAGAAGGTCAAGGTAAAGCTATGGCTATTTTAAACAATTTAACTGTAGATTTTGATCATTTAAGAAAAAAAGTTGAAGTCTTAAGTCCAGCAAATTCAATAGGAATTCAAAATAATGACAAAAAGAATTTACACCTTACTCGACAAGCAGAAAGGGCTTTAAAAACTACTTTTTTAGAAGCCAAATTATATAACAGCTCTACAATAAGTACGGCACATTTATTATTATGCATATTAAGAAATGAAAACGACCCTACTACAAAATTGTTAAACAAATTAAAAATAGATTACGAATCTGTTAAAGACCAATATACAGCAATGATAACAAACGAAAATGATTATATAGAAAACCTTCCTAAGGCTGAATTTAATGATGATGCAGGTCAGGAAGAAGGTACTCGTGAAGGCGGATTTAATAATCCACCTTCAGGAAATAAGACAAATAAAAAATCAAAAACACCAGTTTTAGATAATTTTGGAAGAGATTTAACTGAATTAGCTGAAGAAGGAAAATTAGATCCTGTAGTTGGTCGTGAAAAAGAAATCGAACGTGTTTCACAAATTTTAAGTCGAAGAAAGAAAAACAATCCTCTTCTTATTGGTGAACCAGGAGTAGGAAAATCAGCTATTGCAGAAGGTTTAGCTTTAAGAATTATAAAGAAGAAAGTTTCAAGAATTCTTTTCAATAAACGTGTTGTAACATTAGATTTGGCTAGCTTAGTTGCTGGTACAAAATATCGTGGGCAATTTGAAGAGCGAATGAAAGCTGTAATGAATGAATTAGAAAAAAATGATGACATTATTCTTTTCATAGATGAAATTCATACAATTGTAGGAGCTGGAGGCGCGACAGGATCTTTAGATGCTTCTAACATGTTTAAACCTGCTTTAGCTAGAGGAGAAATACAATGTGTTGGAGCTACTACCCTAGATGAATATCGTCAATATATAGAAAAAGATGGTGCATTAGAAAGACGTTTTCAAAAAGTAATTATAGAACCAACTTCTGTTGAAGAAACAATTACAATATTAAACAATATTAAAAGTAAATATGAAGACCATCACAATGTAACATACACAGATGAAGCTATAGAAGCATGTGTTAAGCTTACAAATAGATATATGACTGAAAGGTTTTTACCAGACAAAGCTATTGATGCTCTAGACGAAGCTGGTTCAAGAGTTCACATTACAAATATTGATGTTCCAAAGCAAATTTTAGAATTGGAACGTCAGTTAGAAGAAGTTAGAGAACTTAAAAACACAGTTGTAAAAAAACAAAAATATGAAGAAGCCGCTAAACTTAGAGATGATGAAAAACGCATCGAAAAAGAATTAGCAATTGCGCAAGAACAATGGGAAGAAGATGCAAAAAACAATCGAGTAACTGTCACAGAAGACAATGTGGCAGACGTTGTCTCAATGATGACAGGAATTCCTGTCAACAGAATTGCTCAAACCGAAAGTAATAAATTAGCAAAACTTCCAGAATTAATAAAAGGAAAAGTAATTGGGCAAAATGATGCTGTTGAAAAAATTGCAAAAGCAATTCAGCGCAATAGAGCTGGATTAAAAGATCCTAACAAACCTATTGGTTCTTTCATTTTCTTAGGGCAAACAGGTGTTGGAAAAACTCAATTAGCGAAAGTTCTTGCTAAAGAATTATTCGATTCTGAAGATGCACTTGTTCGTGTTGATATGAGTGAATACATGGAGAAATTTGCTATTTCAAGATTAGTTGGTGCTCCTCCAGGATATGTTGGTTATGAAGAAGGAGGACAATTAACAGAAAAAGTACGTAGAAAACCTTATTGTGTAGTGCTTCTTGATGAAATTGAAAAAGCACATCCAGATGTGTTTAATATGATGCTTCAAGTTTTAGACGACGGACATTTAACCGACAGTTTGGGTCGAAAAATTGACTTTAGAAATACTATCATTATCATGACATCAAATGTTGGTGCTCGTCAATTAAAAGATTTTGGTCAAGGAGTAGGATTTGGTACTGCTTCAAAAATTTCTCAAGCTGGAGATAACTCTAAAGGAATTATTGAAAATGCATTAAAAAAAGCATTCGCTCCTGAATTCTTAAATAGAATTGATGATGTAATAGTATTTAATGCTCTTGAAAAAGAAGATATTGATTTAATAATTGATATTGAAATGGATAAACTGTATTTAAGAGTAAAAGACTTAGGATATGATTTAAAACTTTCTGAAAAAGCTAAAGACTATATTGCCGATAAAGGATTTGATAAACAATTTGGAGCTCGACCACTAAAAAGAGCTATTCAAAAGTATGTTGAAGATGCCTTAGCAGAAGAAATTATAACTTCTAAAATTCATGAAGGCGACGAAATTTTTATGGATTTAAATGAGACAACAAACGAGCTCACTATAGAAATAAAAAAATCTGAAAAACCTACTAATTAG
- the rimK gene encoding 30S ribosomal protein S6--L-glutamate ligase — protein sequence MQDKVIVGSEEWCSLPTLGIPTIKARVDSGAKTSALHATNIKTFQKDSEAWVKFDINPIQNNAKTVIHCEAKLVDQRIVKSSSGYREKRHVIKTHLEIGGKKWDIELTLTNRDSMGFRMLLGREAMSGRILVDPEKKYVLGQPSNEKLKEFYYDNSNIKQGLRIGLLASNPELYSNKRIIEAGEMRGHEMHFLNLKYCYMKLDADTPEIHYRGGKVLNDFDAVIPRIRPSMTYYGCALTRQFEALKVFALNNAAAITQSRDKLFSLQLLLNNGVDIPTTGFANSPLDTDDLIKMVGGSPLIVKLLEGTQGKGVVLAETKKAAESVINAFKSLNANILVQEFIKEANGKDLRLFVVDGKVVAAMQREAAPGEFRANIHMGGTASVVKVTSEEKKIAIKAAKAMDLKVAGVDIIRSSKGPLLLEVNSSPGLEGIEGATQKDIAGEMIKAIEKNFKWK from the coding sequence ATGCAAGATAAAGTAATCGTTGGAAGCGAAGAATGGTGTTCCCTTCCTACATTAGGTATTCCAACAATAAAAGCACGTGTAGATTCAGGAGCTAAAACATCTGCTTTACACGCAACAAATATTAAAACATTTCAAAAAGACAGTGAAGCTTGGGTAAAGTTCGATATAAACCCTATTCAAAACAATGCAAAAACAGTAATTCATTGTGAAGCTAAATTAGTAGATCAAAGAATTGTAAAAAGCTCAAGTGGATATCGTGAAAAAAGACATGTAATAAAAACCCATCTTGAAATTGGTGGAAAAAAATGGGATATTGAACTTACTCTTACTAATAGAGATTCAATGGGATTCCGAATGCTTTTAGGAAGAGAAGCAATGTCTGGAAGGATATTAGTTGATCCTGAAAAAAAATATGTATTAGGACAACCGTCAAATGAAAAACTAAAAGAATTTTATTATGACAATTCAAACATCAAACAAGGACTTAGAATAGGTCTTCTTGCAAGTAATCCAGAATTATATAGTAACAAAAGAATTATTGAAGCAGGTGAAATGCGTGGACATGAGATGCACTTCTTAAATTTAAAATACTGCTACATGAAATTAGATGCTGACACACCTGAAATTCATTATCGAGGTGGAAAGGTTTTAAATGATTTTGATGCTGTAATTCCTAGAATTAGACCTAGCATGACTTATTATGGTTGCGCTTTAACTCGACAATTTGAGGCTTTAAAAGTTTTTGCATTAAATAACGCAGCCGCAATTACACAATCAAGAGATAAATTATTTTCACTTCAATTATTATTAAATAATGGTGTTGATATTCCAACAACTGGATTTGCAAACTCTCCATTAGATACTGATGACTTAATTAAAATGGTTGGTGGTTCTCCATTAATTGTAAAATTACTTGAAGGAACACAAGGTAAAGGAGTAGTATTAGCAGAAACAAAAAAAGCAGCTGAATCTGTAATAAATGCCTTTAAAAGCTTAAATGCTAATATATTAGTACAAGAATTTATTAAAGAAGCAAACGGAAAAGATTTACGATTATTTGTTGTAGATGGAAAAGTTGTAGCAGCAATGCAAAGAGAAGCTGCTCCAGGTGAATTTAGGGCAAATATTCACATGGGAGGAACTGCATCTGTTGTAAAAGTAACTTCTGAAGAAAAGAAAATTGCGATAAAAGCTGCAAAAGCTATGGATTTAAAAGTTGCTGGTGTCGACATTATTCGTTCATCTAAAGGTCCTTTATTATTAGAAGTTAATTCATCTCCTGGACTTGAAGGAATCGAAGGTGCAACACAAAAAGATATTGCAGGAGAAATGATTAAAGCAATTGAGAAAAATTTTAAATGGAAATAA
- a CDS encoding DUF1304 domain-containing protein, whose protein sequence is MNLISQIIIAFVALLHFYFLWLEMFAWTTKAPKVFRNFPKDLFGKTKTMAANQGLYNGFLAAGLLWSLTIKNPIWSQKIAIFFLSCVLIAGIYGAISVSKKIFYVQGIPAILGLISVLFLKGLL, encoded by the coding sequence ATGAATCTTATTTCACAAATTATTATTGCTTTTGTAGCACTACTCCATTTCTATTTTTTATGGTTAGAAATGTTTGCTTGGACAACAAAAGCTCCAAAAGTATTCCGAAATTTTCCAAAAGATTTATTTGGAAAAACGAAAACTATGGCTGCAAATCAAGGATTATATAATGGTTTTCTTGCCGCAGGATTACTTTGGTCATTAACAATAAAAAACCCTATATGGAGTCAGAAAATTGCAATTTTCTTTTTAAGTTGTGTTTTAATAGCTGGAATATATGGTGCCATATCAGTTTCAAAAAAGATCTTCTACGTTCAAGGTATTCCAGCTATTTTAGGGCTAATTAGTGTTTTATTTTTAAAAGGATTATTGTAA
- the hutH gene encoding histidine ammonia-lyase — protein sequence METVHYISSDLLSIEKINEIISYDLKLELSEEARANIVKCRSYLDDKLKLNDNPIYGINTGFGSLCNVKISNENLSKLQENLVKSHACGTGEEVPQEIVKIMLLLKIQSLSYGHSGVQLETVERLIGFYNNDILPVIYTQGSLGASGDLAPLAHLSLPLIGEGEVYKDGFRQPASKILENMNWKPIVLQSKEGLALLNGTQFMAAYGVHILIKASKLSYLADIIGAVSLEGFDGRIEPFNELIHMVRPHKGQIVTAERMRDLLEDSEIIAKVKKHVQDPYSFRCIPQVHGASKDTIDYVKKVFRTEINSVTDNPNIFVGEDQIISGGNFHGQPLALALDFLGIALAELGSISERRTYQLISGLRELPAFLVSDPGLNSGFMIPQYTAASIVSQNKQLATPASIDSIVSSNGQEDHVSMGANAATKTLRIIENLERILAIELLNASQAIEFRRPLKSSEFIEMFIKAYRDEVSFVSEDRILHYDIEKSIAFLMSFQIDSEVLQ from the coding sequence ATGGAAACAGTACACTATATAAGTTCAGATTTATTATCAATAGAAAAGATTAATGAAATTATTTCGTATGATTTAAAATTAGAATTATCAGAAGAAGCAAGAGCAAATATCGTTAAATGTAGATCATATTTAGATGATAAGCTTAAATTGAATGACAACCCTATTTATGGAATAAATACAGGATTTGGTTCATTATGTAATGTGAAAATTTCAAATGAGAATTTATCAAAATTACAAGAAAACTTAGTAAAATCTCATGCTTGTGGTACAGGTGAAGAAGTTCCACAAGAGATAGTAAAAATAATGTTATTGTTAAAAATACAATCATTAAGTTATGGACATTCAGGTGTTCAACTTGAAACAGTTGAGCGATTGATAGGTTTTTATAATAATGATATATTACCAGTAATTTATACGCAAGGTTCTTTAGGAGCAAGTGGAGATTTGGCACCTTTAGCACATTTATCTTTACCTTTAATTGGGGAAGGAGAAGTTTATAAAGATGGATTTAGACAACCAGCATCTAAGATTCTTGAAAATATGAATTGGAAGCCAATAGTTCTTCAGTCAAAAGAAGGATTAGCTTTATTAAATGGGACTCAATTTATGGCCGCTTATGGTGTTCATATTCTTATAAAGGCTAGTAAGTTATCTTATTTAGCGGATATTATAGGAGCTGTTTCCTTAGAAGGGTTTGATGGAAGGATAGAACCATTTAATGAATTAATTCATATGGTTAGACCGCATAAAGGTCAAATAGTTACAGCCGAAAGAATGCGAGATTTACTGGAAGATAGTGAAATTATTGCAAAAGTAAAGAAACATGTGCAAGATCCATATTCTTTTAGATGTATTCCACAAGTTCATGGAGCAAGTAAAGATACAATTGATTATGTGAAAAAAGTTTTTCGTACAGAGATTAATTCGGTAACAGATAACCCAAATATTTTTGTAGGAGAAGATCAAATTATTTCAGGAGGTAATTTTCATGGGCAACCTTTAGCGTTGGCATTAGATTTTCTAGGAATTGCTTTGGCAGAGCTAGGAAGTATTTCAGAAAGAAGAACATATCAATTGATATCTGGTTTAAGAGAGTTACCAGCATTTTTAGTTAGTGATCCAGGATTAAATTCAGGATTTATGATTCCTCAATATACAGCAGCTAGTATTGTAAGTCAAAATAAGCAGTTAGCTACGCCAGCAAGTATTGATAGTATTGTTTCAAGTAATGGTCAGGAAGATCATGTTAGTATGGGGGCAAATGCAGCGACAAAAACATTAAGAATTATTGAAAACTTAGAGCGTATTTTAGCAATAGAGTTATTAAATGCATCACAAGCAATAGAGTTTAGAAGACCTTTAAAATCGAGTGAGTTTATTGAAATGTTTATAAAAGCATATCGTGATGAGGTTTCATTTGTTAGTGAAGATAGAATTTTACATTATGATATTGAAAAATCAATTGCTTTTTTGATGAGTTTTCAAATAGACAGTGAGGTTTTACAATAA
- the thrA gene encoding bifunctional aspartate kinase/homoserine dehydrogenase I — translation MIVLKFGGTSVANAQNISKVIDIVTKKSKQNNLIVVVSALSGVTDLLHLAGSTAIKKDKTYLDIILKIETKHIETIQKLILPDEQNTLVNLINKEIAQLKILLDGCYLLGELTPKTLDRILSFGELLSSQIIASALKKVNINNSFVDSRNFIKTNAFFGKAIVDFNKTKILLTDYFSKNNNQISLFPGFIASTDDGNTTTLGRGGSDYTASILAYCLHASSLEIWTDVNGMFTANPKIVKQAKPIVSLSYQEAMELSHFGAKVLYPPTIQPVLNSNIPVWIKNTFEPNEEGTLIFNESVSNGNPVKGISHIEDISLVTIEGSGMIGITGSSKRLFEVLSLHNINVIFITQASSEHSICIGISNNDAEKAKLAIDNTFEIEINQNKINSCIVEKDLCIVALVGENMKNHQGLSGKMFGTLGKNNVNIRAIAQGASERNISVVIDKNDVKKALNSLHERFFEDNTKQLNLFVMGVGNVGEKFIDQIHQQKKYLRDNLKINMRVIALSNSQKMIFNEDGIPLNNWKSKMNNGEKANIKNFIHQVQKLNLRNSIFVDITANAEIASIYDKFLEKNIAVVTCNKIACSSKFENYKHLKNLSRKYNAPFLFETNVGAGLPIIDTLKHLIASGDKIHKIKAVLSGSLNFIFNNFSESFSFYDVVKEAGIQGYTEPNPKIDLSGIDVARKILILIRESGYEMEIEAIQNNSFLPEECLNTTNNDDFFNSLTKYASHFDSLLKEAKTKNSKLKYVASFENGKASIGLEFIPKESPFYNLEGKDNIVQFYTDRYVDQPLLIKGAGAGAAVTASGIFADIIRIGNV, via the coding sequence ATGATTGTATTAAAATTTGGAGGCACATCTGTAGCCAACGCTCAAAATATTTCAAAAGTAATTGATATAGTAACTAAAAAATCTAAACAAAATAATTTAATTGTTGTTGTTTCTGCTCTAAGTGGAGTAACTGATTTACTTCATTTAGCAGGAAGCACAGCTATAAAAAAAGACAAAACATATCTTGATATTATTTTAAAGATTGAAACAAAACACATTGAAACAATACAAAAATTAATTCTTCCAGATGAGCAAAATACATTAGTTAACCTCATTAATAAAGAAATAGCCCAACTAAAAATACTATTAGATGGTTGTTATCTTCTTGGAGAACTTACACCTAAAACATTAGACCGCATTTTAAGTTTTGGAGAATTATTATCTTCTCAGATTATTGCGTCCGCTTTAAAAAAAGTAAATATAAATAATTCCTTTGTTGACAGTAGAAATTTCATAAAAACAAATGCTTTTTTTGGCAAAGCAATAGTCGATTTTAACAAAACAAAAATATTATTAACTGATTATTTTTCAAAAAACAATAATCAAATTTCACTATTCCCAGGATTTATAGCATCTACCGATGACGGAAACACAACTACCTTAGGAAGAGGAGGTTCAGATTATACAGCTTCCATTCTAGCATATTGCTTACACGCATCTTCTTTAGAAATTTGGACAGATGTTAATGGAATGTTTACTGCTAATCCGAAAATAGTAAAGCAAGCAAAACCTATCGTTTCTTTATCATATCAAGAAGCTATGGAATTATCTCATTTTGGAGCCAAAGTACTTTATCCTCCTACTATTCAACCTGTCTTAAATTCAAATATTCCTGTTTGGATTAAAAACACATTTGAACCTAACGAAGAAGGAACTTTAATTTTTAATGAATCTGTTTCAAACGGAAATCCTGTAAAAGGTATTTCACATATTGAAGACATTTCGTTAGTTACTATAGAAGGTTCTGGAATGATAGGAATAACAGGCTCTTCAAAACGACTATTTGAAGTACTATCGCTTCATAATATAAATGTCATTTTTATTACACAAGCATCTTCTGAACATTCAATTTGTATTGGAATTTCAAATAATGATGCTGAAAAAGCAAAACTAGCTATTGATAATACTTTTGAAATTGAAATAAATCAAAATAAAATCAATTCTTGCATTGTAGAAAAAGATTTATGCATAGTAGCATTAGTAGGAGAAAACATGAAGAATCATCAGGGATTAAGTGGAAAAATGTTTGGAACATTGGGAAAAAACAATGTTAACATTCGTGCTATTGCTCAAGGAGCTTCAGAACGAAATATTTCAGTAGTTATCGATAAAAACGATGTTAAGAAAGCATTAAACTCACTACATGAACGTTTTTTTGAAGACAATACAAAACAACTTAATTTATTTGTAATGGGAGTTGGAAATGTAGGAGAAAAATTTATTGATCAAATACATCAACAAAAAAAGTATTTGAGAGATAATCTTAAAATCAATATGAGAGTAATTGCCTTATCAAACTCACAAAAAATGATTTTTAACGAAGACGGAATACCATTAAATAACTGGAAATCAAAGATGAATAATGGTGAAAAAGCAAATATTAAAAATTTCATTCATCAGGTACAAAAGTTAAACCTTCGTAATAGTATTTTTGTTGATATTACTGCAAATGCTGAAATCGCTTCTATTTATGATAAATTTTTAGAAAAAAACATAGCTGTTGTTACATGTAATAAAATTGCTTGTTCTTCAAAATTTGAAAACTATAAACATTTAAAAAACTTATCGAGAAAGTACAATGCACCATTTTTATTTGAAACTAATGTTGGTGCTGGATTACCTATAATAGATACTTTAAAACATTTAATTGCATCTGGTGATAAAATACATAAAATCAAAGCTGTTTTATCAGGAAGTTTAAACTTTATATTTAATAATTTTAGTGAATCTTTTTCTTTTTATGATGTTGTAAAAGAAGCTGGAATTCAAGGATACACAGAACCTAACCCAAAAATAGATTTAAGCGGAATTGATGTAGCTAGAAAAATTCTAATTCTAATTAGAGAAAGCGGTTATGAAATGGAAATAGAAGCCATTCAAAATAACTCCTTCCTTCCTGAAGAATGTCTAAATACAACAAATAATGATGACTTCTTTAATTCATTAACTAAGTATGCATCACACTTTGATTCTCTTTTAAAAGAAGCTAAAACAAAAAACAGTAAATTAAAATATGTTGCTTCTTTTGAAAACGGAAAAGCTAGCATTGGTTTAGAATTTATTCCAAAAGAAAGTCCATTTTACAACCTAGAAGGAAAAGATAATATTGTACAATTTTATACTGATAGGTATGTAGATCAACCTTTATTAATAAAAGGTGCAGGAGCTGGTGCAGCCGTTACAGCATCTGGTATTTTTGCCGATATAATTAGAATTGGAAATGTATAA